The Lacipirellula parvula genome window below encodes:
- a CDS encoding serine hydrolase → MSIIRTPRAAMLLACTILATLGAHQNQVLHAADAPAPQADVAPGYEAIAEKIAAFVAAEQASKNLPAVSIAIVSGDQIVYAAGFGEQHAADGSRADRHTIYRVGSVSKLFNDVAVMQLVEQGKIDLDAPVSKYLPDFKPENRFDKEPTVRQLMNHQSGLIRESPVGNYFDANQPSIAETVASLNDTALVDEPGAKTKYSNTAVSAAGLIVERLVGKPFAEHLQATLLEPLGMESSSFLRADVPAEQIPDAWMWAPHFPHDPPRARFAAPTFDLGTLPAGNLYASVDDLANFLIALFDGGKFHGQQIISPATLAAMLKPVGAGKEAKPLYGVGFRVDQFDGHPTFGHNGAVYGYSTNLIGLPEEKIGVATVCALDGSGGFVHRLTEYALRLMLAQRAGKPLPAIDLTTPLPAGQARALAGLYQNGDRTLRLLADGNQLLLSHDYLLSEVRALGERLIVDDPHTYGPEITPADDGQSIAIAGETWTRLPDAKPAPCPAKWEGFLGEYGEDHNILYIYEDRGQLWALIEWFYNYPLTEVSENVFAFPNAGLYPAEQIVFKRDANGAATEAVAADVTFKRRNFGDFPGGVFQIRPLRPMEVLRTEALAATPPKEARPFRKPDLAEPSKLDPTIKLDVRYATDRNFTGVPVYESAQSFLQRPAAEATVRAHQVLKEKGYGLLIHDGYRPWYVTKMFWDSVPDNFHGFVADPEKGSRHNRGCAVDLTLYDLKTGEPIEMVGVYDEMSPRSFPLYPGGTSLQRYHRELLREAMEAQNFTVNPIEWWHFDYNDWQQYPIVNKRFEDLSK, encoded by the coding sequence GTGAGCATCATCCGAACCCCCCGCGCCGCCATGCTGCTCGCGTGTACGATCCTCGCCACTCTCGGCGCGCACCAGAATCAAGTGCTCCACGCCGCCGACGCGCCTGCCCCGCAAGCGGACGTCGCCCCCGGCTACGAAGCGATCGCGGAAAAAATCGCCGCCTTCGTCGCCGCTGAACAAGCGTCAAAGAACCTCCCCGCCGTCTCGATCGCCATCGTTTCCGGCGACCAAATCGTTTACGCCGCCGGCTTCGGCGAGCAGCACGCCGCCGACGGCTCCCGCGCCGATCGCCACACGATCTACCGCGTCGGATCGGTGTCGAAACTCTTCAACGACGTTGCCGTGATGCAACTCGTCGAGCAGGGCAAGATCGACCTCGACGCCCCCGTCTCGAAGTATCTCCCCGACTTCAAACCGGAAAACCGCTTCGACAAGGAGCCGACTGTCCGTCAGTTGATGAACCACCAGTCGGGCCTCATCCGCGAGTCGCCCGTCGGCAACTATTTTGACGCCAACCAGCCGTCGATCGCCGAGACCGTCGCGTCGCTCAACGACACAGCCCTCGTCGACGAACCCGGCGCGAAAACCAAGTACTCAAACACCGCCGTCTCCGCCGCCGGCCTCATCGTCGAGCGCCTCGTCGGCAAACCATTCGCTGAGCATTTGCAAGCAACGCTGCTCGAACCGCTCGGCATGGAATCGAGCTCCTTCCTCCGCGCCGACGTTCCCGCGGAACAAATCCCCGACGCCTGGATGTGGGCGCCCCACTTCCCGCACGACCCGCCGCGAGCCCGCTTCGCGGCGCCGACCTTCGACCTCGGCACGCTCCCCGCCGGCAACCTCTACGCCAGCGTCGACGATCTCGCCAATTTCCTCATCGCCCTGTTCGACGGTGGCAAATTCCACGGCCAGCAGATCATCTCCCCCGCCACGCTCGCCGCGATGCTCAAACCGGTCGGCGCCGGCAAAGAAGCAAAACCGCTCTACGGCGTCGGCTTCCGCGTCGACCAGTTCGACGGCCACCCCACCTTTGGCCACAATGGCGCTGTCTACGGTTACTCGACGAACCTCATCGGCCTGCCGGAAGAAAAGATCGGCGTCGCCACGGTCTGCGCGCTCGACGGCAGTGGCGGCTTCGTTCACCGGCTTACCGAGTATGCGTTGCGGCTGATGCTCGCGCAGCGCGCAGGGAAGCCACTGCCTGCGATCGACCTCACGACGCCGTTACCCGCCGGACAGGCCCGCGCGCTCGCCGGCCTCTACCAGAATGGCGACCGCACGCTCCGCCTGCTCGCCGACGGCAACCAGCTGTTGTTGAGCCACGACTATCTTCTCAGCGAAGTCCGCGCCCTCGGCGAGCGGCTCATCGTCGACGATCCACACACTTATGGCCCCGAGATCACACCTGCCGACGACGGCCAATCGATCGCGATCGCCGGCGAAACGTGGACGCGGCTCCCTGACGCGAAGCCCGCCCCCTGCCCTGCCAAGTGGGAAGGCTTCCTCGGCGAATACGGCGAAGATCACAACATCCTCTATATCTACGAAGACCGCGGCCAACTCTGGGCGCTCATCGAGTGGTTCTACAACTACCCGCTCACCGAAGTTTCGGAGAATGTCTTCGCCTTCCCGAACGCCGGCCTCTACCCGGCCGAGCAAATCGTCTTCAAACGCGACGCCAACGGCGCCGCGACCGAAGCGGTTGCCGCCGACGTGACGTTCAAACGCCGCAACTTCGGGGACTTCCCCGGCGGCGTCTTCCAGATTCGCCCCCTCCGTCCAATGGAAGTGCTGCGGACCGAAGCCCTCGCCGCAACGCCGCCGAAAGAGGCCCGCCCATTCCGCAAGCCCGACCTCGCCGAGCCGAGCAAGCTCGACCCGACGATCAAGCTCGACGTCCGCTACGCCACCGACCGCAACTTCACCGGCGTGCCCGTGTACGAGTCGGCCCAATCGTTCCTGCAACGCCCCGCCGCCGAAGCGACCGTCCGCGCCCACCAAGTCCTCAAAGAAAAAGGCTACGGTTTGCTGATCCACGACGGCTACCGCCCGTGGTACGTCACGAAGATGTTTTGGGACTCGGTTCCCGACAACTTCCATGGCTTCGTCGCCGATCCCGAAAAGGGCTCCCGCCACAACCGGGGCTGCGCGGTCGATCTCACGCTCTACGACCTGAAGACGGGCGAGCCAATCGAAATGGTCGGCGTCTACGACGAGATGTCGCCGCGATCGTTCCCGCTCTACCCCGGCGGCACGTCGCTCCAACGCTACCACCGCGAGCTGCTGCGCGAAGCGATGGAAGCTCAAAACTTCACGGTGAACCCGATCGAATGGTGGCACTTCGACTACAACGATTGGCAGCAATACCCGATCGTCAACAAACGCTTCGAAGACCTCTCAAAGTAA
- a CDS encoding esterase/lipase family protein, with protein MPVASEESGVDLRLRPIIYVRGFAGTENEIEETVADPYMGFNLGATKYRQNHQGVVRRHYFESPLVRLGKDFGYSDVYTDGVYMPLDRPLPARPIVIYRYYDGQFYDELSDDEDDGLAGIKPKRSREENEVVGKRRDIEDFAAGLGKLILRLRKRYEASPHVPAELKADFKVHLVGHSMGGLIIRSFLQFVGTGGTDVRKRYTAAWEKKFITAKSCVDKVFTYATPHNGIELEILGNVPSFFTAGDADNFNRRRMAEYLALPKWSVDGGQIGNLLGKFPAERFFTLVGTNHQDYAVLYGWSQRLVGPMSDGLVRIGNATLHSQATAAADAQQCPRAFVHRSHSGPFGIVNSEEGYQNLARFLFGDVRVDCQLELDAVTLPAPLAAEKAAGQKVRASYNTECTVTIRGMGVEFHRRAVSDGSASFREYDELVGNNDKEKRIQHLFSLYLRSKSRIKEHDPSLGFGMTLAIKVPEYVVEKRLWLDQHFEGGDLLSEAYHFTATPPDAAATPPRSEWSVKWGSAKTEKEIGVPDQTAALTTAGEMVQFSIPIDTTERTPGVKGTLRFTARPHR; from the coding sequence ATGCCTGTTGCGAGCGAGGAATCTGGCGTCGATTTGCGGCTGCGACCGATCATCTACGTCCGCGGTTTCGCCGGGACGGAGAATGAGATCGAAGAGACGGTCGCCGATCCTTACATGGGATTCAACTTGGGAGCGACCAAGTACCGGCAAAATCACCAAGGGGTGGTGCGGCGGCATTACTTTGAGTCGCCGCTCGTGCGACTTGGTAAAGATTTCGGCTACAGCGACGTTTACACCGACGGCGTTTACATGCCGCTTGATCGGCCGCTGCCGGCGCGCCCGATCGTCATCTATCGCTATTACGACGGGCAGTTCTACGACGAATTAAGCGACGACGAAGACGACGGTCTGGCGGGGATCAAGCCGAAACGTTCGCGCGAGGAGAACGAGGTCGTCGGCAAGCGACGCGACATTGAAGACTTTGCCGCTGGCTTGGGGAAGTTGATTCTGCGACTCCGCAAACGCTACGAAGCGTCGCCGCACGTGCCTGCCGAGTTGAAGGCGGATTTCAAGGTGCACCTCGTTGGGCACTCGATGGGCGGGTTGATCATCCGCAGCTTCTTGCAATTCGTCGGAACGGGCGGAACCGACGTCCGCAAACGATACACGGCCGCGTGGGAGAAGAAATTCATCACGGCGAAATCGTGCGTCGACAAGGTTTTTACTTACGCAACGCCGCACAACGGCATCGAGCTCGAGATTCTGGGGAATGTGCCGTCGTTCTTCACGGCAGGCGACGCCGACAATTTCAATCGGCGGCGAATGGCGGAGTATCTCGCGCTTCCCAAGTGGAGCGTCGACGGAGGGCAGATCGGTAACTTGCTGGGCAAGTTTCCGGCGGAGCGGTTCTTCACGCTTGTGGGCACGAACCATCAAGACTACGCGGTGCTGTATGGTTGGTCGCAACGCTTGGTCGGGCCGATGAGCGACGGGCTGGTGCGGATCGGCAACGCGACGCTTCACAGCCAGGCGACGGCGGCGGCCGATGCCCAGCAGTGCCCGCGGGCGTTCGTGCACCGCAGTCATTCGGGGCCGTTCGGCATCGTCAACAGCGAAGAAGGCTACCAGAATCTCGCGCGGTTTCTATTCGGCGACGTGCGCGTCGACTGCCAACTTGAACTCGACGCGGTGACGCTGCCGGCGCCGCTTGCCGCGGAGAAGGCCGCCGGGCAAAAGGTGAGAGCGTCGTACAATACGGAATGTACGGTCACGATTCGCGGCATGGGGGTGGAATTTCATCGCCGTGCCGTGAGCGACGGGTCGGCTTCGTTCCGCGAGTACGACGAGCTCGTCGGGAATAATGACAAGGAGAAGCGAATTCAGCACCTCTTCTCGCTTTACTTGCGGAGCAAGTCGCGCATCAAGGAGCACGACCCCAGCTTGGGATTCGGCATGACGTTGGCCATTAAGGTGCCGGAGTACGTGGTTGAGAAAAGGCTCTGGCTCGACCAACACTTTGAAGGGGGCGACTTGTTGTCGGAAGCATATCACTTCACGGCGACTCCTCCCGACGCGGCTGCGACGCCGCCGCGCAGCGAGTGGAGCGTGAAGTGGGGCTCCGCAAAGACGGAGAAGGAAATTGGCGTGCCCGATCAAACGGCCGCGTTGACGACGGCCGGAGAGATGGTGCAGTTTTCGATTCCGATTGATACGACCGAGAGGACGCCGGGAGTAAAGGGGACGTTGCGATTCACGGCGCGACCGCATCGGTGA
- a CDS encoding CheR family methyltransferase: MSNLTPADVDAVCDLVDNLCGICWDSSKSYLIEARLSNIFKRSGCANYGDFARKVQANLLPQLRGEVIDAVTTHETLWFRDNSPYEALKHKIFPELIDAKAGTPYPKRIRIWSAACSTGQEPYSIAMTLADVVPDVHRWDVQIVGTDISPGSVETASRGMYSDMEMGRGMDPQRLNKHFTKHGAHWKISDEIRSMCNFSTRNLHDPFAGFGPFDVIFCRNVAIYFTAADRKNIFTRMGQILQPNGWILVGSSESLTDVGPKWSPQFHCKANCYRPTLTAEAALALGVRR; encoded by the coding sequence ATGAGCAATCTCACGCCAGCCGACGTCGACGCCGTCTGCGACCTCGTCGACAACCTGTGTGGCATCTGTTGGGATAGCTCGAAGAGCTACCTCATCGAAGCACGTCTATCGAACATCTTCAAGCGCAGCGGCTGCGCGAACTACGGCGACTTCGCGCGCAAGGTGCAAGCGAACCTGCTGCCGCAACTGCGCGGCGAGGTAATCGACGCGGTCACGACGCACGAAACGCTCTGGTTCCGCGACAACTCGCCGTACGAGGCGCTCAAGCACAAGATTTTTCCGGAGCTGATCGACGCGAAGGCGGGGACGCCGTACCCGAAACGGATCCGCATCTGGTCGGCCGCCTGCAGCACGGGGCAGGAGCCGTACAGCATCGCGATGACGCTGGCGGACGTCGTGCCCGACGTCCACCGCTGGGACGTGCAAATCGTCGGCACCGACATCTCGCCTGGTTCGGTCGAAACGGCCAGCCGCGGCATGTACAGCGACATGGAAATGGGCCGCGGCATGGATCCGCAGCGGCTGAACAAACATTTCACGAAGCATGGCGCGCACTGGAAGATCAGCGACGAAATCCGCTCGATGTGCAACTTCAGCACGCGGAATTTGCACGATCCGTTCGCTGGCTTCGGTCCGTTCGACGTGATCTTCTGCCGCAATGTCGCGATTTACTTCACGGCGGCGGATCGGAAGAACATCTTCACCCGCATGGGGCAGATTCTGCAGCCGAACGGCTGGATTCTGGTTGGTTCGTCGGAGTCGCTGACGGACGTTGGTCCCAAGTGGTCGCCGCAATTTCATTGCAAGGCGAACTGCTATCGGCCGACGTTGACGGCCGAGGCGGCGTTGGCGCTGGGCGTGCGTCGGTAA
- a CDS encoding protein-glutamate methylesterase/protein-glutamine glutaminase has protein sequence MNPAPLRVLVVDDSALYRKVVRSVVEQLPNVEVIGHAQNGRLALDRIIADKPDVITLDMEMPELDGLGLLRELKERQIKLSAIMISTLTTAGAQATSAALQLGAFDFVLKPTLPDMEANARQLRADLAPRIEACRIISRGKLPAGGETRTPAAAAMGAPLAARMAAAPPKLPCASLRKTPEIIGIGVSTGGPVALHKLLPLLTPATPPVVLVQHMPPIFTKTLADDLNRRCQIEVVEGRHGMVVQPGRAIIAPGGKQMRIVRDEFRTTVQITDDPPERNCRPAVDYLFRSIAAEYGSRAWGAILTGMGDDGTLGARAMKERGAAIFAQDEATCVVYGMPRSVAEAGLVDVVAPLETIASRINESVLQGAGV, from the coding sequence ATGAATCCCGCTCCGCTACGCGTGCTCGTCGTCGATGACTCCGCCCTGTATCGCAAGGTCGTGCGGTCGGTCGTCGAACAGTTGCCGAACGTTGAAGTAATCGGCCACGCCCAGAACGGCCGGCTCGCGCTCGATCGCATCATTGCCGATAAGCCCGATGTGATCACGCTCGACATGGAGATGCCGGAGCTCGACGGGCTCGGGCTACTCCGCGAGTTGAAAGAGCGGCAGATCAAGCTCTCGGCGATCATGATCAGCACGCTCACCACAGCGGGCGCCCAAGCGACGAGCGCAGCGCTGCAGTTGGGTGCGTTCGACTTCGTGCTGAAGCCGACGCTGCCTGATATGGAAGCCAACGCTCGGCAACTGCGGGCCGATCTCGCTCCGCGGATCGAGGCGTGCCGGATCATCAGCCGCGGCAAGCTGCCGGCCGGCGGCGAGACACGGACGCCCGCTGCCGCTGCGATGGGGGCGCCTCTCGCCGCCCGCATGGCCGCCGCGCCGCCGAAGCTGCCGTGCGCTTCGCTTCGCAAGACTCCCGAAATCATTGGCATCGGCGTCTCGACCGGCGGCCCGGTCGCTCTCCACAAGTTGCTCCCGCTGCTGACGCCCGCGACGCCGCCGGTAGTGCTCGTCCAGCACATGCCGCCGATCTTCACGAAGACGCTGGCCGACGATCTCAATCGCCGCTGCCAGATCGAAGTGGTCGAAGGCCGGCACGGTATGGTGGTTCAGCCGGGTCGCGCGATCATCGCCCCGGGCGGCAAGCAAATGCGAATCGTGCGAGACGAGTTCCGCACCACCGTTCAAATCACCGACGACCCGCCGGAACGCAACTGCCGGCCGGCCGTCGATTACCTTTTCCGTTCGATCGCCGCGGAGTACGGTTCCCGCGCGTGGGGCGCCATCCTCACCGGCATGGGCGACGACGGCACGCTCGGGGCCCGCGCGATGAAGGAACGAGGCGCCGCGATCTTCGCCCAGGACGAAGCGACCTGCGTCGTCTACGGCATGCCGCGCTCGGTCGCCGAGGCGGGCCTCGTCGACGTCGTCGCTCCGCTGGAGACGATCGCGAGCCGCATCAATGAATCCGTGCTGCAAGGAGCCGGAGTATGA
- a CDS encoding methyl-accepting chemotaxis protein, with protein sequence MPAATLNAKTKKAPQSKAKTTKTSPKSGAASVELLGQINAINKVMAVIEFELDGTIITANQNFLSCLGYGLDEIQGKHHRMFCDSGYAQTAEYRAFWDALNRGEYQAAEYKRIGKGGREIWIQASYNPIFDAAGMPFKVVKYATDVTAAKLQNADYQGQLAAIGKAQAVISFNLDGTIVEANDNFLACLGYSLDEIKGKHHRMFCEPAFAQSLEYRAFWEALNRGEYQAAEYKRLGKGGREIWIQASYNPIMDLNGKPFKVVKYATDVTEQKHAAERALARTAKLAAYQEAEVTKVSTVLSAVASGDLTRSYDVAAADDDTREVWGTFTKIAGAVNAMGENLRHVFGGLTNNANQLAATSTELSATATQLASGAEETNSQAATVAAAAEEMSTNMTNMAASTEEMTANVKNVSTAVEELTASIGEIAKTAGQTSAIANTAAQLADSSNVTIGQLGSAADEIGKVIEVIQDIAEQTNLLALNATIEAARAGEAGKGFAVVATEVKELAKQTASATQDIRSRIEGIQASTSEAVRSIKEVGEAIQRVNSASTTIAAAVEEQSITTREIASNVNQTAAAASTVSTAVTESASACAEITRNMVGVDQAAKQTAQGASQTQVVGSELSALSEQLRSMVAQFQL encoded by the coding sequence ATGCCCGCCGCTACGCTGAACGCTAAGACCAAGAAGGCGCCTCAATCGAAGGCGAAGACCACCAAGACGAGCCCGAAGTCTGGCGCCGCCAGCGTCGAGTTGCTCGGCCAGATCAACGCCATCAACAAGGTGATGGCCGTCATTGAGTTCGAACTCGACGGCACGATCATCACGGCAAACCAAAACTTCCTGAGCTGCCTTGGCTACGGGCTCGACGAAATTCAGGGCAAACATCACCGCATGTTCTGTGATTCCGGCTACGCTCAGACGGCCGAATACCGCGCCTTCTGGGACGCCCTTAATCGCGGCGAGTACCAAGCAGCCGAGTACAAGCGAATCGGCAAGGGCGGCCGCGAGATCTGGATTCAAGCTTCGTACAACCCAATCTTCGACGCTGCTGGCATGCCGTTCAAGGTCGTGAAGTACGCCACCGACGTCACCGCTGCGAAGTTGCAGAACGCCGATTACCAAGGGCAGCTCGCCGCCATCGGCAAGGCTCAAGCGGTGATCTCCTTCAATCTCGACGGCACGATCGTCGAGGCCAACGACAACTTCCTCGCTTGCCTCGGCTACTCGCTCGACGAGATCAAGGGGAAGCATCACCGCATGTTCTGCGAGCCGGCCTTCGCTCAGTCGCTCGAGTACCGCGCCTTCTGGGAAGCTCTGAATCGCGGCGAATACCAAGCTGCTGAATACAAGCGGCTTGGCAAGGGTGGTCGTGAGATCTGGATTCAAGCCTCTTACAATCCGATCATGGACCTCAACGGCAAGCCGTTCAAGGTCGTGAAATACGCCACCGACGTCACCGAGCAGAAGCACGCTGCGGAGCGGGCCTTGGCTCGCACGGCGAAGCTGGCCGCTTACCAAGAAGCGGAAGTGACGAAGGTCTCGACCGTCTTGAGCGCGGTTGCCTCGGGCGACCTCACCAGGTCGTACGACGTGGCCGCGGCCGATGACGACACCCGCGAAGTGTGGGGGACGTTCACGAAGATCGCCGGCGCCGTCAACGCGATGGGCGAAAACCTGCGGCATGTCTTCGGCGGGCTGACGAACAACGCCAACCAATTGGCCGCCACCTCGACCGAACTTTCGGCCACGGCGACGCAACTCGCCAGCGGCGCCGAAGAGACCAACAGCCAAGCCGCCACGGTGGCCGCTGCTGCGGAAGAAATGTCGACGAACATGACCAACATGGCCGCGTCGACCGAAGAGATGACCGCGAACGTGAAGAACGTCTCGACCGCCGTCGAAGAGCTGACCGCCAGCATCGGCGAGATTGCCAAGACGGCCGGCCAGACCTCGGCGATCGCCAACACGGCCGCCCAGCTCGCCGACTCGAGCAACGTGACGATCGGCCAACTCGGCTCGGCTGCCGACGAAATTGGCAAGGTGATCGAGGTGATTCAGGACATCGCCGAGCAGACGAACCTGCTGGCCTTGAACGCCACGATCGAAGCGGCCCGCGCCGGCGAAGCTGGCAAGGGTTTCGCCGTGGTCGCCACGGAAGTCAAGGAACTGGCCAAGCAAACCGCCAGCGCCACGCAAGACATCCGCAGCCGTATCGAAGGGATCCAAGCTTCGACCAGCGAAGCGGTTCGCTCGATCAAGGAAGTCGGCGAAGCGATTCAACGGGTGAACTCGGCGTCGACCACGATCGCCGCCGCGGTGGAAGAGCAAAGCATCACCACCCGCGAGATCGCGTCGAACGTCAACCAAACGGCCGCTGCCGCGAGCACGGTGTCGACCGCCGTCACCGAGTCGGCTTCCGCGTGTGCGGAGATCACCCGCAACATGGTGGGCGTCGATCAGGCCGCGAAGCAGACTGCTCAAGGAGCTTCGCAGACGCAAGTGGTTGGTTCGGAATTGTCGGCTCTGTCGGAACAACTCCGCAGCATGGTCGCTCAGTTCCAACTGTAA
- a CDS encoding chemotaxis protein CheW yields MVAAKSPNRQKGVVEQQFATFYVGHMLLGVDIRVVQEINRQNEITHVPHAPEYVCGVINLRGDVATVIDLRSVLGLPRTVANRDRRNLIVHSGDEAIGLLVDRISDILTLRSDEISPAPANVDDLDGRFIAGVHTLPTGILVLLDIEKVLADQRADA; encoded by the coding sequence ATGGTTGCCGCTAAATCGCCTAACCGCCAGAAGGGCGTCGTCGAACAGCAGTTCGCGACGTTCTACGTCGGGCACATGCTGCTCGGCGTCGATATTCGGGTGGTGCAAGAGATCAATCGCCAGAACGAAATCACGCACGTGCCGCACGCCCCGGAATATGTCTGCGGCGTGATCAACCTGCGCGGCGACGTCGCGACGGTGATCGACCTGCGATCGGTGCTCGGCCTGCCGCGCACGGTCGCCAATCGCGATCGCCGCAACTTGATCGTCCATTCGGGAGACGAAGCGATCGGCCTGCTGGTCGACCGCATCTCCGACATCCTGACGCTTCGTTCCGATGAAATCAGCCCGGCCCCAGCCAACGTCGACGATCTCGACGGACGGTTCATCGCCGGTGTCCATACGCTTCCGACAGGCATCCTCGTACTGCTCGACATTGAAAAGGTACTCGCCGACCAACGCGCCGACGCCTAA